The proteins below come from a single Cottoperca gobio chromosome 11, fCotGob3.1, whole genome shotgun sequence genomic window:
- the LOC115015817 gene encoding protein FAM186A-like isoform X12: MACGVHLGIFLLCFIQAEHVRCLWASQAQKQNDNTYVGFSQQQRGFGHYPQNQVRQASPSSARSSSLSAQSAVIGGSSRRLNQVNAQKSPTGHIFGLSSSIVSGSSMSKYDQSSKTPVYSPAMQSSTLFSESAPVPHKSPPRTKTSSSAMGKRVSKEFKSSTFSKPHAGLQPRRHKLSSTKQIPSSTNSLQASWNREGNLHASGSGSAGTSGKLFAPTKTHNIPQRFGGAIIRRLKNPVNQIMSVGKPQRKASQQTYVPPQRKASQQTYVPPQRKASQLAYVPPQRKASQQAYVPPQRKASQQAYVPPQRKASQQTYVPPQRKASQQTYVPPQRKASQQTYVPPQRKASQQTYVPPQRKASQQTYVPPQRKASQQTYVPPQRKASQQAYIPPQRQSSQQAYVPPQRQSSQQAYVPPQRKASQQAYVPPQRKASQQAYVPPQRKASQQAYVPPQRQSSQQAYVPPQQAYIPPQRQSSQQAYVPPQRQSSQQAYVPPQRQSSQQAYVPPQQAYIPPQRQSSQQSYVPPQRQSSQQSYVPPQRQSSQQAYVPPQRQAAPYKPLAQSVHPESKWLKV; encoded by the exons ATGGCTTGTGGAGTCCATTTGGG GATATTCCTGCTTTGCTTCATTCAAGCAGAGCATGTGCGCTGTTTGTGGGCTTCACAAG CtcagaaacaaaatgacaacacatATGTTGGCTTCTCGCAACAGCAACGTGGATTCGGTCACTATCCCCAGAATCAAGTCAGACAGGCCTCTCCGAGCTCAGCGCGGAGCAGTAGCCTCAGCGCACAGAGTGCAGTTATTGGAGGGTCTAGCCGGAGACTGAATCAGGTCAATGCACAAAAGAGTCCAACTGGGCATATTTTTGGCCTTTCCTCTTCTATTGTTAGTGGCAGTTCTATGAGTAAGTACGATCAAAGCAGCAAAACACCAGTCTATTCTCCCGCAATGCAGTCTTCCACGCTTTTTAGTGAAAGTGCCCCTGTGCCTCACAAAAGCCCTCCACGGACCAAGACATCCTCCAGTGCCATGGGTAAAAGGGTGTCTAAAGAGTTTAAATCTTCCACTTTCAGCAAACCCCATGCAGGCTTACAGCCACGCCGTCACAAGTTGAGCTCCACTAAGCAGATTCCCAGCAGTACGAACTCTCTCCAAGCATCCTGGAACAGAGAGGGTAACCTCCATGCCTCCGGGAGTGGAAGTGCAGGAACCTCTGGTAAACTCTTTGCCCCAACAAAAACCCACAACATCCCTCAGCGTTTCGGTGGCGCAATTATCAGACGGCTGAAAAATCCTGTTAACCAGATAATGAGTGTCGGGAAGCCCCAGCGCAAGGCTTCCCAGCAGACCTACGTTCCTCCCCAGCGCAAGGCTTCCCAGCAGACCTACGTTCCTCCCCAGCGCAAGGCTTCCCAGCTGGCCTACGTTCCTCCCCAGCGCAAGGCTTCCCAGCAGGCCTACGTTCCTCCCCAGCGCAAGGCTTCCCAGCAGGCCTACGTTCCTCCCCAGCGCAAGGCTTCCCAGCAGACCTACGTTCCTCCCCAGCGCAAGGCTTCCCAGCAGACCTACGTTCCTCCCCAGCGCAAGGCTTCCCAGCAG ACCTACGTTCCTCCCCAGCGCAAGGCTTCCCAGCAGACCTACGTTCCTCCCCAGCGCAAGGCTTCCCAGCAGACCTACGTTCCTCCCCAGCGCAAGGCTTCCCAGCAGACCTACGTTCCTCCCCAGCGCAAGGCTTCCCAGCAG GCCTACATTCCTCCCCAGCGCCAGTCTTCCCAGCAGGCCTACGTTCCTCCCCAGCGCCAGTCTTCCCAGCAGGCCTACGTTCCTCCCCAGCGCAAGGCTTCCCAGCAGGCCTATGTTCCTCCCCAGCGCAAGGCTTCCCAGCAGGCCTACGTTCCTCCCCAGCGCAAGGCTTCCCAGCAGGCCTACGTTCCTCCCCAGCGCCAGTCTTCCCAGCAGGCTTACGTTCCTCCCCAGCAGGCCTACATTCCTCCCCAGCGTCAGTCTTCCCAGCAGGCTTACGTTCCTCCCCAGCGCCAGTCTTCCCAGCAGGCTTACGTTCCTCCCCAGCGCCAGTCTTCCCAGCAGGCTTACGTTCCTCCCCAGCAGGCCTACATTCCTCCCCAGCGCCAGTCTTCCCAGCAGTCCTACGTTCCTCCCCAGCGCCAGTCTTCCCAGCAGTCCTACGTTCCTCCCCAGCGCCAGTCTTCCCAGCAGGCCTACGTTCCTCCCCAGCGGCAGGCTGCACCTTACAAGCCACTAGCCCAGAGTGTTCATCCGGAGAGCAAATGGTTGAAGGTCTAG
- the LOC115015817 gene encoding transcriptional regulator DEF1-like isoform X7 — translation MACGVHLGIFLLCFIQAEHVRCLWASQAQKQNDNTYVGFSQQQRGFGHYPQNQVRQASPSSARSSSLSAQSAVIGGSSRRLNQVNAQKSPTGHIFGLSSSIVSGSSMSKYDQSSKTPVYSPAMQSSTLFSESAPVPHKSPPRTKTSSSAMGKRVSKEFKSSTFSKPHAGLQPRRHKLSSTKQIPSSTNSLQASWNREGNLHASGSGSAGTSGKLFAPTKTHNIPQRFGGAIIRRLKNPVNQIMSVGKPQRKASQQTYVPPQRKASQQTYVPPQRKASQLAYVPPQRKASQQAYVPPQRKASQQAYVPPQRKASQQTYVPPQRKASQQTYVPPQRKASQQTYVPPQRKASQQTYVPPQRKASQQTYVPPQRKASQQTYVPPQRKASQQAYVPPQRQSSQQAYIPPQRQSSQQAYVPPQRQSSQQAYVPPQRQSSQQAYVPPQQAYIPPQRQSSQQAYVPPQRQSSQQAYVPPQRKASQQAYVPPQRKASQQAYVPPQRKASQQAYIPPQRQSSQQAYVPPQRQSSQQAYVPPQRQSSQQAYVPPQQAYIPPQRQSSQQSYVPPQRQSSQQSYVPPQRQSSQQAYVPPQRQAAPYKPLAQSVHPESKWLKV, via the exons ATGGCTTGTGGAGTCCATTTGGG GATATTCCTGCTTTGCTTCATTCAAGCAGAGCATGTGCGCTGTTTGTGGGCTTCACAAG CtcagaaacaaaatgacaacacatATGTTGGCTTCTCGCAACAGCAACGTGGATTCGGTCACTATCCCCAGAATCAAGTCAGACAGGCCTCTCCGAGCTCAGCGCGGAGCAGTAGCCTCAGCGCACAGAGTGCAGTTATTGGAGGGTCTAGCCGGAGACTGAATCAGGTCAATGCACAAAAGAGTCCAACTGGGCATATTTTTGGCCTTTCCTCTTCTATTGTTAGTGGCAGTTCTATGAGTAAGTACGATCAAAGCAGCAAAACACCAGTCTATTCTCCCGCAATGCAGTCTTCCACGCTTTTTAGTGAAAGTGCCCCTGTGCCTCACAAAAGCCCTCCACGGACCAAGACATCCTCCAGTGCCATGGGTAAAAGGGTGTCTAAAGAGTTTAAATCTTCCACTTTCAGCAAACCCCATGCAGGCTTACAGCCACGCCGTCACAAGTTGAGCTCCACTAAGCAGATTCCCAGCAGTACGAACTCTCTCCAAGCATCCTGGAACAGAGAGGGTAACCTCCATGCCTCCGGGAGTGGAAGTGCAGGAACCTCTGGTAAACTCTTTGCCCCAACAAAAACCCACAACATCCCTCAGCGTTTCGGTGGCGCAATTATCAGACGGCTGAAAAATCCTGTTAACCAGATAATGAGTGTCGGGAAGCCCCAGCGCAAGGCTTCCCAGCAGACCTACGTTCCTCCCCAGCGCAAGGCTTCCCAGCAGACCTACGTTCCTCCCCAGCGCAAGGCTTCCCAGCTGGCCTACGTTCCTCCCCAGCGCAAGGCTTCCCAGCAGGCCTACGTTCCTCCCCAGCGCAAGGCTTCCCAGCAGGCCTACGTTCCTCCCCAGCGCAAGGCTTCCCAGCAGACCTACGTTCCTCCCCAGCGCAAGGCTTCCCAGCAGACCTACGTTCCTCCCCAGCGCAAGGCTTCCCAGCAG ACCTACGTTCCTCCCCAGCGCAAGGCTTCCCAGCAGACCTACGTTCCTCCCCAGCGCAAGGCTTCCCAGCAGACCTACGTTCCTCCCCAGCGCAAGGCTTCCCAGCAGACCTACGTTCCTCCCCAGCGCAAGGCTTCCCAGCAGGCCTACGTTCCTCCCCAGCGTCAGTCTTCCCAGCAGGCCTACATTCCTCCCCAGCGCCAGTCTTCCCAGCAGGCTTACGTTCCTCCCCAGCGCCAGTCTTCCCAGCAGGCTTACGTTCCTCCCCAGCGCCAGTCTTCCCAGCAGGCTTACGTTCCTCCCCAGCAGGCCTACATTCCTCCCCAGCGCCAGTCTTCCCAGCAGGCCTACGTTCCTCCCCAGCGCCAGTCTTCCCAGCAGGCCTACGTTCCTCCCCAGCGCAAGGCTTCCCAGCAGGCCTATGTTCCTCCCCAGCGCAAGGCTTCCCAGCAGGCCTACGTTCCTCCCCAGCGCAAGGCTTCCCAGCAG GCCTACATTCCTCCCCAGCGTCAGTCTTCCCAGCAGGCTTACGTTCCTCCCCAGCGCCAGTCTTCCCAGCAGGCTTACGTTCCTCCCCAGCGCCAGTCTTCCCAGCAGGCTTACGTTCCTCCCCAGCAGGCCTACATTCCTCCCCAGCGCCAGTCTTCCCAGCAGTCCTACGTTCCTCCCCAGCGCCAGTCTTCCCAGCAGTCCTACGTTCCTCCCCAGCGCCAGTCTTCCCAGCAGGCCTACGTTCCTCCCCAGCGGCAGGCTGCACCTTACAAGCCACTAGCCCAGAGTGTTCATCCGGAGAGCAAATGGTTGAAGGTCTAG
- the LOC115015817 gene encoding protein FAM186A-like isoform X11, with translation MACGVHLGIFLLCFIQAEHVRCLWASQAQKQNDNTYVGFSQQQRGFGHYPQNQVRQASPSSARSSSLSAQSAVIGGSSRRLNQVNAQKSPTGHIFGLSSSIVSGSSMSKYDQSSKTPVYSPAMQSSTLFSESAPVPHKSPPRTKTSSSAMGKRVSKEFKSSTFSKPHAGLQPRRHKLSSTKQIPSSTNSLQASWNREGNLHASGSGSAGTSGKLFAPTKTHNIPQRFGGAIIRRLKNPVNQIMSVGKPQRKASQQTYVPPQRKASQQTYVPPQRKASQLAYVPPQRKASQQAYVPPQRKASQQAYVPPQRKASQQTYVPPQRKASQQTYVPPQRKASQQTYVPPQRKASQQTYVPPQRKASQQTYVPPQRKASQQTYVPPQRKASQQAYVPPQRQSSQQAYIPPQRQSSQQAYVPPQRQSSQQAYVPPQRQSSQQAYVPPQQAYIPPQRQSSQQAYVPPQRQSSQQAYVPPQRKASQQAYVPPQRKASQQAYVPPQRKASQQAYVPPQRQSSQQAYIPPQRQSSQQSYVPPQRQSSQQSYVPPQRQSSQQAYVPPQRQAAPYKPLAQSVHPESKWLKV, from the exons ATGGCTTGTGGAGTCCATTTGGG GATATTCCTGCTTTGCTTCATTCAAGCAGAGCATGTGCGCTGTTTGTGGGCTTCACAAG CtcagaaacaaaatgacaacacatATGTTGGCTTCTCGCAACAGCAACGTGGATTCGGTCACTATCCCCAGAATCAAGTCAGACAGGCCTCTCCGAGCTCAGCGCGGAGCAGTAGCCTCAGCGCACAGAGTGCAGTTATTGGAGGGTCTAGCCGGAGACTGAATCAGGTCAATGCACAAAAGAGTCCAACTGGGCATATTTTTGGCCTTTCCTCTTCTATTGTTAGTGGCAGTTCTATGAGTAAGTACGATCAAAGCAGCAAAACACCAGTCTATTCTCCCGCAATGCAGTCTTCCACGCTTTTTAGTGAAAGTGCCCCTGTGCCTCACAAAAGCCCTCCACGGACCAAGACATCCTCCAGTGCCATGGGTAAAAGGGTGTCTAAAGAGTTTAAATCTTCCACTTTCAGCAAACCCCATGCAGGCTTACAGCCACGCCGTCACAAGTTGAGCTCCACTAAGCAGATTCCCAGCAGTACGAACTCTCTCCAAGCATCCTGGAACAGAGAGGGTAACCTCCATGCCTCCGGGAGTGGAAGTGCAGGAACCTCTGGTAAACTCTTTGCCCCAACAAAAACCCACAACATCCCTCAGCGTTTCGGTGGCGCAATTATCAGACGGCTGAAAAATCCTGTTAACCAGATAATGAGTGTCGGGAAGCCCCAGCGCAAGGCTTCCCAGCAGACCTACGTTCCTCCCCAGCGCAAGGCTTCCCAGCAGACCTACGTTCCTCCCCAGCGCAAGGCTTCCCAGCTGGCCTACGTTCCTCCCCAGCGCAAGGCTTCCCAGCAGGCCTACGTTCCTCCCCAGCGCAAGGCTTCCCAGCAGGCCTACGTTCCTCCCCAGCGCAAGGCTTCCCAGCAGACCTACGTTCCTCCCCAGCGCAAGGCTTCCCAGCAGACCTACGTTCCTCCCCAGCGCAAGGCTTCCCAGCAG ACCTACGTTCCTCCCCAGCGCAAGGCTTCCCAGCAGACCTACGTTCCTCCCCAGCGCAAGGCTTCCCAGCAGACCTACGTTCCTCCCCAGCGCAAGGCTTCCCAGCAGACCTACGTTCCTCCCCAGCGCAAGGCTTCCCAGCAGGCCTACGTTCCTCCCCAGCGTCAGTCTTCCCAGCAGGCCTACATTCCTCCCCAGCGCCAGTCTTCCCAGCAGGCTTACGTTCCTCCCCAGCGCCAGTCTTCCCAGCAGGCTTACGTTCCTCCCCAGCGCCAGTCTTCCCAGCAGGCTTACGTTCCTCCCCAGCAGGCCTACATTCCTCCCCAGCGCCAGTCTTCCCAGCAGGCCTACGTTCCTCCCCAGCGCCAGTCTTCCCAGCAGGCCTACGTTCCTCCCCAGCGCAAGGCTTCCCAGCAGGCCTATGTTCCTCCCCAGCGCAAGGCTTCCCAGCAGGCCTACGTTCCTCCCCAGCGCAAGGCTTCCCAGCAGGCCTACGTTCCTCCCCAGCGCCAGTCTTCCCAGCAG GCCTACATTCCTCCCCAGCGCCAGTCTTCCCAGCAGTCCTACGTTCCTCCCCAGCGCCAGTCTTCCCAGCAGTCCTACGTTCCTCCCCAGCGCCAGTCTTCCCAGCAGGCCTACGTTCCTCCCCAGCGGCAGGCTGCACCTTACAAGCCACTAGCCCAGAGTGTTCATCCGGAGAGCAAATGGTTGAAGGTCTAG
- the LOC115015817 gene encoding transcriptional regulator DEF1-like isoform X9, with the protein MACGVHLGIFLLCFIQAEHVRCLWASQAQKQNDNTYVGFSQQQRGFGHYPQNQVRQASPSSARSSSLSAQSAVIGGSSRRLNQVNAQKSPTGHIFGLSSSIVSGSSMSKYDQSSKTPVYSPAMQSSTLFSESAPVPHKSPPRTKTSSSAMGKRVSKEFKSSTFSKPHAGLQPRRHKLSSTKQIPSSTNSLQASWNREGNLHASGSGSAGTSGKLFAPTKTHNIPQRFGGAIIRRLKNPVNQIMSVGKPQRKASQQTYVPPQRKASQQTYVPPQRKASQLAYVPPQRKASQQAYVPPQRKASQQTYVPPQRKASQQTYVPPQRKASQQTYVPPQRKASQQTYVPPQRKASQQAYVPPQRQSSQQAYIPPQRQSSQQAYVPPQRQSSQQAYVPPQRQSSQQAYVPPQQAYIPPQRQSSQQAYVPPQRQSSQQAYVPPQRKASQQAYVPPQRKASQQAYVPPQRKASQQAYVPPQRQSSQQAYVPPQQAYIPPQRQSSQQAYVPPQRQSSQQAYVPPQRQSSQQAYVPPQQAYIPPQRQSSQQSYVPPQRQSSQQSYVPPQRQSSQQAYVPPQRQAAPYKPLAQSVHPESKWLKV; encoded by the exons ATGGCTTGTGGAGTCCATTTGGG GATATTCCTGCTTTGCTTCATTCAAGCAGAGCATGTGCGCTGTTTGTGGGCTTCACAAG CtcagaaacaaaatgacaacacatATGTTGGCTTCTCGCAACAGCAACGTGGATTCGGTCACTATCCCCAGAATCAAGTCAGACAGGCCTCTCCGAGCTCAGCGCGGAGCAGTAGCCTCAGCGCACAGAGTGCAGTTATTGGAGGGTCTAGCCGGAGACTGAATCAGGTCAATGCACAAAAGAGTCCAACTGGGCATATTTTTGGCCTTTCCTCTTCTATTGTTAGTGGCAGTTCTATGAGTAAGTACGATCAAAGCAGCAAAACACCAGTCTATTCTCCCGCAATGCAGTCTTCCACGCTTTTTAGTGAAAGTGCCCCTGTGCCTCACAAAAGCCCTCCACGGACCAAGACATCCTCCAGTGCCATGGGTAAAAGGGTGTCTAAAGAGTTTAAATCTTCCACTTTCAGCAAACCCCATGCAGGCTTACAGCCACGCCGTCACAAGTTGAGCTCCACTAAGCAGATTCCCAGCAGTACGAACTCTCTCCAAGCATCCTGGAACAGAGAGGGTAACCTCCATGCCTCCGGGAGTGGAAGTGCAGGAACCTCTGGTAAACTCTTTGCCCCAACAAAAACCCACAACATCCCTCAGCGTTTCGGTGGCGCAATTATCAGACGGCTGAAAAATCCTGTTAACCAGATAATGAGTGTCGGGAAGCCCCAGCGCAAGGCTTCCCAGCAGACCTACGTTCCTCCCCAGCGCAAGGCTTCCCAGCAGACCTACGTTCCTCCCCAGCGCAAGGCTTCCCAGCTGGCCTACGTTCCTCCCCAGCGCAAGGCTTCCCAGCAGGCCTACGTTCCTCCCCAGCGCAAGGCTTCCCAGCAG ACCTACGTTCCTCCCCAGCGCAAGGCTTCCCAGCAGACCTACGTTCCTCCCCAGCGCAAGGCTTCCCAGCAGACCTACGTTCCTCCCCAGCGCAAGGCTTCCCAGCAGACCTACGTTCCTCCCCAGCGCAAGGCTTCCCAGCAGGCCTACGTTCCTCCCCAGCGTCAGTCTTCCCAGCAGGCCTACATTCCTCCCCAGCGCCAGTCTTCCCAGCAGGCTTACGTTCCTCCCCAGCGCCAGTCTTCCCAGCAGGCTTACGTTCCTCCCCAGCGCCAGTCTTCCCAGCAGGCTTACGTTCCTCCCCAGCAGGCCTACATTCCTCCCCAGCGCCAGTCTTCCCAGCAGGCCTACGTTCCTCCCCAGCGCCAGTCTTCCCAGCAGGCCTACGTTCCTCCCCAGCGCAAGGCTTCCCAGCAGGCCTATGTTCCTCCCCAGCGCAAGGCTTCCCAGCAGGCCTACGTTCCTCCCCAGCGCAAGGCTTCCCAGCAGGCCTACGTTCCTCCCCAGCGCCAGTCTTCCCAGCAGGCTTACGTTCCTCCCCAGCAGGCCTACATTCCTCCCCAGCGTCAGTCTTCCCAGCAGGCTTACGTTCCTCCCCAGCGCCAGTCTTCCCAGCAGGCTTACGTTCCTCCCCAGCGCCAGTCTTCCCAGCAGGCTTACGTTCCTCCCCAGCAGGCCTACATTCCTCCCCAGCGCCAGTCTTCCCAGCAGTCCTACGTTCCTCCCCAGCGCCAGTCTTCCCAGCAGTCCTACGTTCCTCCCCAGCGCCAGTCTTCCCAGCAGGCCTACGTTCCTCCCCAGCGGCAGGCTGCACCTTACAAGCCACTAGCCCAGAGTGTTCATCCGGAGAGCAAATGGTTGAAGGTCTAG
- the LOC115015817 gene encoding flocculation protein FLO11-like isoform X2: MACGVHLGIFLLCFIQAEHVRCLWASQAQKQNDNTYVGFSQQQRGFGHYPQNQVRQASPSSARSSSLSAQSAVIGGSSRRLNQVNAQKSPTGHIFGLSSSIVSGSSMSKYDQSSKTPVYSPAMQSSTLFSESAPVPHKSPPRTKTSSSAMGKRVSKEFKSSTFSKPHAGLQPRRHKLSSTKQIPSSTNSLQASWNREGNLHASGSGSAGTSGKLFAPTKTHNIPQRFGGAIIRRLKNPVNQIMSVGKPQRKASQQTYVPPQRKASQLAYVPPQRKASQQAYVPPQRKASQQAYVPPQRKASQQTYVPPQRKASQQTYVPPQRKASQQAYVPPQRQSSQQGLRSSPAPVFPAGLRSSPAPVFPAGLRSSPAPVFPAGLRSSPAPVFPAGLRSSPGPVFPAGLRSSPAPVFPAGLRSSPAPVFPGGLRSSPAPVFPGGLRSSPAPVFPGGLRSSPAPVFPGGLRSSPAPVFPAGLRSSPAPVFPAGLRSSPAPVFPAGLRSSPAQGFPAGLCSSPAQGFPAGLRSSPAQGFPAGLRSSPAPVFPAGLRSSPAGLHSSPASVFPAGLRSSPAPVFPAGLRSSPAPVFPAGLRSSPAGLHSSPAPVFPAVLRSSPAPVFPAVLRSSPAPVFPAGLRSSPAAGCTLQATSPECSSGEQMVEGLAKWGQ; the protein is encoded by the exons ATGGCTTGTGGAGTCCATTTGGG GATATTCCTGCTTTGCTTCATTCAAGCAGAGCATGTGCGCTGTTTGTGGGCTTCACAAG CtcagaaacaaaatgacaacacatATGTTGGCTTCTCGCAACAGCAACGTGGATTCGGTCACTATCCCCAGAATCAAGTCAGACAGGCCTCTCCGAGCTCAGCGCGGAGCAGTAGCCTCAGCGCACAGAGTGCAGTTATTGGAGGGTCTAGCCGGAGACTGAATCAGGTCAATGCACAAAAGAGTCCAACTGGGCATATTTTTGGCCTTTCCTCTTCTATTGTTAGTGGCAGTTCTATGAGTAAGTACGATCAAAGCAGCAAAACACCAGTCTATTCTCCCGCAATGCAGTCTTCCACGCTTTTTAGTGAAAGTGCCCCTGTGCCTCACAAAAGCCCTCCACGGACCAAGACATCCTCCAGTGCCATGGGTAAAAGGGTGTCTAAAGAGTTTAAATCTTCCACTTTCAGCAAACCCCATGCAGGCTTACAGCCACGCCGTCACAAGTTGAGCTCCACTAAGCAGATTCCCAGCAGTACGAACTCTCTCCAAGCATCCTGGAACAGAGAGGGTAACCTCCATGCCTCCGGGAGTGGAAGTGCAGGAACCTCTGGTAAACTCTTTGCCCCAACAAAAACCCACAACATCCCTCAGCGTTTCGGTGGCGCAATTATCAGACGGCTGAAAAATCCTGTTAACCAGATAATGAGTGTCGGGAAGCCCCAGCGCAAG GCTTCCCAGCAGACCTACGTTCCTCCCCAGCGCAAGGCTTCCCAGCTGGCCTACGTTCCTCCCCAGCGCAAGGCTTCCCAGCAGGCCTACGTTCCTCCCCAGCGCAAGGCTTCCCAGCAGGCCTACGTTCCTCCCCAGCGCAAGGCTTCCCAGCAGACCTACGTTCCTCCCCAGCGCAAGGCTTCCCAGCAGACCTACGTTCCTCCCCAGCGCAAGGCTTCCCAGCAGGCCTACGTTCCTCCCCAGCGCCAGTCTTCCCAGCAAGGCCTACGTTCCTCCCCAGCGCCAGTCTTCCCAGCAGGCCTACGTTCTTCCCCAGCGCCAGTCTTTCCAGCAGGCCTACGTTCCTCCCCAGCGCCAGTCTTCCCAGCAGGCCTACGTTCCTCCCCAGCGCCAGTCTTCCCAGCAGGCCTACGTTCCTCCCCAGGGCCAGTCTTCCCAGCAGGCCTACGTTCCTCCCCAGCGCCAGTCTTCCCAGCAGGCCTACGTTCCTCCCCAGCGCCAGTCTTCCCAGGAGGCCTACGTTCCTCCCCAGCGCCAGTCTTCCCAGGAGGCCTACGTTCCTCCCCAGCGCCAGTCTTCCCAGGAGGCCTACGTTCCTCCCCAGCGCCAGTCTTCCCAGGAGGCCTACGTTCCTCCCCAGCGCCAGTCTTCCCAGCAGGCCTACGTTCCTCCCCAGCGCCAG TCTTCCCAGCAGGCCTACGTTCCTCCCCAGCGCCAGTCTTCCCAGCAGGCCTACGTTCCTCCCCAGCGCAAGGCTTCCCAGCAGGCCTATGTTCCTCCCCAGCGCAAGGCTTCCCAGCAGGCCTACGTTCCTCCCCAGCGCAAGGCTTCCCAGCAGGCCTACGTTCCTCCCCAGCGCCAGTCTTCCCAGCAGGCTTACGTTCCTCCCCAGCAGGCCTACATTCCTCCCCAGCGTCAGTCTTCCCAGCAGGCTTACGTTCCTCCCCAGCGCCAGTCTTCCCAGCAGGCTTACGTTCCTCCCCAGCGCCAGTCTTCCCAGCAGGCTTACGTTCCTCCCCAGCAGGCCTACATTCCTCCCCAGCGCCAGTCTTCCCAGCAGTCCTACGTTCCTCCCCAGCGCCAGTCTTCCCAGCAGTCCTACGTTCCTCCCCAGCGCCAGTCTTCCCAGCAGGCCTACGTTCCTCCCCAGCGGCAGGCTGCACCTTACAAGCCACTAGCCCAGAGTGTTCATCCGGAGAGCAAATGGTTGAAGGTCTAGCCAAGTGGGGACAGTAG